CGTCGAATCCGCCGCGCCGACCACACCGCCCTGGTCGCGCCACCGATGCGGACGTCCACCAGTCAGGCGAAGGGATTTCCTGGGATGAGCGACTACACCGGCAAGAAGGCGGTGGTCACCGGGGGCACGCACGGGATGGGCCGCGCCGTGGTCGACGCGCTGCTCGCCCGCGGGGCGGAGGTCGTCTTCACCGGCAACAACGAGGCCAACGTCGAGCGGGCGCGCGCCGAGCTGGAGCGTGACGGCCTCGCCGACCGGGGCCACGTGCTGCGCTCCGACGCCGCGGACCTCGACCACGTCGACCGGCTCGCCAAGGCGGTCGAGGACCGGCTCGGCACGGTCGACCTGCTGCACGTCAACGTCGGCTACGCCGCGCTGGAACCGTTCCACCTGGTCACCCCCGAGTCCTACGACCGCGTCTTCGACGTCAACACCAAGGGCGCGTTCTTCACCGTCCAACGCCTCGCGCCGCTGCTCGGCGACGGTGGCGCGATCATCTTCACCACGTCCGTCGCCAACGACACCGGCAACACGGGCCTCACCGTCTACGCCGGGGCGAAGGCGGCCGTGCGCGCCTTCGCGAAGGGCTTCGCCACCGAACTGCTGCCCCGCGGCATCCGCGTGAACGCGGTCAGCCCCGGCTTCATCGACACGCCGTCGATGGGCTTCACCGGCTTCACCGACCAGGACCGCGCCGCGCTGGTGGCGGCCGGCGACGCCATCACCCCGATGAAGCGCCACGGCACCGTCGACGAGGTGGCGCGCGCCGTCCTGTTCCTGGCGTTCGACGCCACCTTCACCACCGGCACGGAGCTCACCGTCGACGGGGGCCTCGGGCACGGCCTCGCCGTGATGCCCGGCCAGTGACCCGCCGCCACTTCTCTGGAGACAACGCTGATGGAAAACCCCAACGGCCTCTACCCGATCGACCCGACCGGTCGCGACGTGCACGGTGAAGCCGCGATGCTGCGCGAGAAGGGCCACGCGACGCTCGTGGAGCTGCCCGGCGGCGTGCCCGCCTGGGCGATCACCGGGCACGCCCTGATCAAGCAGCTCCTGCTCGACAACCGCGTGTCCCGGGACAGCTACCAGCACTGGCCCGCCTGGGAGAACGGCGAGGGGGAGCTGGCGAAGACCTGGCCGCTCGCGATCTGGGTGTCCGACCGCAACATGATGACCGCGTACGGCAAGGAGCACACCCGGCTGCGCAAGCTCGTCGTCAAGGCGTTCACCGCGCGCAGCACGGCGGCCATGCGACCGCGGATCGAGCAGATCACCGACGAGCTGCTGGACCGGATCGACGAGGCGGGCCGCGACGGCTCGGTGGTCGACCTGCGCACCGAGTTCGCCTACGCCCTGCCCACGCAGGTGATCAGCGAGCTGCTCGGCATCCCGGACGACCTGCGCCCGGACCTGCTGGAGCAGGTGCACCGCATCTTCGACACCACGCTCACGCCCGAGCAGGCGGAGGCGAACACGACCGCCATCTACGAGACGATGGCGAAGCTGCTGGCGGCCAAGCGCGCCAACCCCGCCGAGGATCTGACCACGGGCCTGATCACGGTCCGCGACGGCGACGACGGCCTGACCGAGCGGGAGCTGATCGACACCCTGCTGCTGACCTTCACCGCCGGCTACGAGACCACCGTGAACCTGCTCGACCACGCGGTGTTCGCGCTGCTCACCCACACCGAGCAGCTGGCGCGCGTGCGTGCGGGCGAGGTGCCGTGGGAGGACGTGATCGACGAGACGCTGCGGTGGCAGGCGCCGCTGGTGAACATGCCGCTGCGGTTCGCCGTCGAGGACATCGACCTGGGCGACGTGACCATCGCCAAGGGCGACGCGATCCTGGTGTCGTTCGGCTCCGCGGGCCGCGACCCGCTGGTGCACGGCGACACCGCCGACCGGTACGACATCACCCGCGCGACCCGCCGCGACCACCTGGCGTTCGGCCACGGCGTCCACTTCTGCCCCGGCCAGCAGCTGGGCCGGCTGGAGGCCGCGGTGGCGCTCAACGCCCTGTTCAAGCGGTTCCCCGACCTGGAGCTGGCCAAGCCCGCCGACCAGATCCACCCGCTGGAGTCGTTCATCTCCAACGGCCACCGCGAGCTGCCGGTGCGC
This DNA window, taken from Saccharothrix variisporea, encodes the following:
- a CDS encoding SDR family NAD(P)-dependent oxidoreductase, with product MSDYTGKKAVVTGGTHGMGRAVVDALLARGAEVVFTGNNEANVERARAELERDGLADRGHVLRSDAADLDHVDRLAKAVEDRLGTVDLLHVNVGYAALEPFHLVTPESYDRVFDVNTKGAFFTVQRLAPLLGDGGAIIFTTSVANDTGNTGLTVYAGAKAAVRAFAKGFATELLPRGIRVNAVSPGFIDTPSMGFTGFTDQDRAALVAAGDAITPMKRHGTVDEVARAVLFLAFDATFTTGTELTVDGGLGHGLAVMPGQ
- a CDS encoding cytochrome P450 family protein, translating into MENPNGLYPIDPTGRDVHGEAAMLREKGHATLVELPGGVPAWAITGHALIKQLLLDNRVSRDSYQHWPAWENGEGELAKTWPLAIWVSDRNMMTAYGKEHTRLRKLVVKAFTARSTAAMRPRIEQITDELLDRIDEAGRDGSVVDLRTEFAYALPTQVISELLGIPDDLRPDLLEQVHRIFDTTLTPEQAEANTTAIYETMAKLLAAKRANPAEDLTTGLITVRDGDDGLTERELIDTLLLTFTAGYETTVNLLDHAVFALLTHTEQLARVRAGEVPWEDVIDETLRWQAPLVNMPLRFAVEDIDLGDVTIAKGDAILVSFGSAGRDPLVHGDTADRYDITRATRRDHLAFGHGVHFCPGQQLGRLEAAVALNALFKRFPDLELAKPADQIHPLESFISNGHRELPVRLRAAVAV